The following proteins are encoded in a genomic region of Herminiimonas arsenicoxydans:
- a CDS encoding Hypothetical protein (Evidence 5 : No homology to any previously reported sequences): MCCIHRLKPPSITDIHTNPASVAFRIQMGGNVEMRQGGNFALRTSGNLHANTQRRHLISVRHKKGDRLGRLFHEIFGIGNSAIRPT, translated from the coding sequence GTGTGTTGCATTCACCGGTTGAAACCGCCGTCGATAACAGACATTCATACAAATCCAGCGAGCGTCGCATTTAGAATCCAAATGGGTGGCAACGTTGAGATGCGACAAGGTGGCAACTTTGCTTTGCGAACTAGTGGCAACCTTCATGCGAATACTCAACGAAGACATTTGATATCGGTACGACATAAAAAAGGCGACCGGTTAGGTCGCCTTTTTCACGAAATCTTCGGTATAGGTAATAGCGCTATACGACCAACTTAG
- the ptxD gene encoding Phosphonate dehydrogenase (NAD-dependent phosphite dehydrogenase) (Evidence 2a : Function of homologous gene experimentally demonstrated in an other organism; PubMedId : 9791102, 11278981; Product type e : enzyme), which yields MKPKIVITHWVHPEIVEMLSSVAEVVTNDTLETLPREELLRRSKDADAVMAFMPDSVDDSFLAACPKLKIVFAALKGYDNFDVDACTKRGVWFGIVPDLLTVPTAELTVGLLLGLTRHVMAGDDHVRSGTFHGWRPKLYGAGLAGSTIGIIGMGRVGKAIAKRLSGFEMNAVYCDSVPLNPVDEQAWNARQVSFDELLTCSDFVVPMLPMTSDTFHLIDAHAISKMRRGSYLLNTSRGSVVDENAVVEALNQGHLAGYAADVFEMEEWARPDRPLTVPQALLNNRTQTLFTPHVGSGVKKVRLEIERYSAHSILQALAGQRPDGALNEPLKASVAA from the coding sequence ATGAAACCTAAAATTGTAATCACGCATTGGGTACACCCTGAAATCGTCGAAATGCTGTCGTCTGTTGCGGAAGTCGTGACTAACGACACGCTTGAAACATTACCGCGCGAAGAATTGCTGCGTCGATCAAAGGATGCAGATGCCGTCATGGCATTCATGCCTGACAGTGTTGACGACAGCTTCCTCGCCGCTTGTCCGAAATTGAAGATCGTTTTTGCAGCGCTGAAAGGCTATGACAATTTCGATGTCGATGCATGTACAAAGCGCGGTGTCTGGTTCGGTATCGTGCCGGACTTGTTGACGGTGCCAACCGCAGAGTTAACCGTAGGCCTTTTGCTTGGATTAACGCGCCATGTCATGGCTGGTGACGATCATGTCCGAAGCGGGACGTTTCATGGCTGGCGACCGAAGCTTTATGGTGCTGGCCTGGCTGGCAGCACCATAGGAATAATCGGAATGGGACGCGTAGGAAAGGCCATTGCCAAACGACTGTCCGGATTTGAAATGAACGCCGTTTACTGCGACAGCGTTCCGCTCAATCCTGTCGATGAACAAGCATGGAATGCACGGCAAGTATCATTCGATGAATTGCTGACTTGCAGTGATTTTGTTGTTCCCATGCTTCCCATGACGTCTGACACTTTCCATTTGATCGATGCTCATGCAATTTCTAAAATGAGGCGTGGAAGCTATCTTCTTAATACATCGCGTGGCTCCGTTGTTGATGAAAATGCGGTGGTAGAGGCTTTGAACCAAGGTCATTTGGCAGGATATGCTGCCGATGTATTTGAAATGGAAGAATGGGCACGCCCAGACCGCCCATTGACGGTGCCACAAGCCTTGCTCAACAATCGGACGCAAACACTTTTTACCCCTCATGTGGGCTCTGGCGTAAAAAAAGTACGGCTGGAAATCGAGCGATATTCTGCTCACAGCATTCTGCAGGCTCTTGCCGGGCAACGGCCTGACGGTGCTCTCAATGAACCACTTAAGGCATCAGTCGCGGCGTGA
- a CDS encoding Conserved hypothetical protein, putative restriction endonuclease (Evidence 4 : Homologs of previously reported genes of unknown function), whose product MEFNERLTVLAAKIRQQSKSISTEEATKTAFVMPFIQTVLGYDVFDPTEVVPEYICDVGTKKGEKIDYAILKSGQIQILVECKKIGEPLSINHASQLFRYFHVTTARISILTNGQVYKFFTDLDAPNKMDEKPFLELDLLNIDEHLVPELAKLTKSSFDVESIISAAGELKYIGQLKRELATQLATPTDEFLRFFVSRVHDGVITARIREQFAPLLDKAIAQFTSDLVNDRLKSAIAGVPLQASPSAQIEIVDESSDEQLQDDDIARIVTTEEEQEGFFIVKSIIRQIVDPTRVVHRDTQSYFGILLDDNNRKPVCRLHFNRAQKYVGILDHEKKETRYPISKLDDIYGLSETLITATKLVV is encoded by the coding sequence ATGGAATTTAACGAACGTCTTACTGTATTAGCCGCAAAAATTAGGCAGCAAAGTAAAAGTATCTCAACGGAAGAAGCCACCAAAACCGCATTTGTCATGCCGTTTATCCAAACGGTACTTGGATACGATGTTTTTGACCCAACCGAAGTTGTGCCGGAATATATTTGTGATGTTGGAACAAAGAAGGGCGAAAAAATCGACTACGCGATTTTGAAAAGTGGGCAAATTCAAATCCTAGTTGAATGCAAAAAAATTGGTGAACCGCTGTCGATCAATCATGCTAGCCAGCTGTTTCGCTACTTTCATGTAACTACAGCAAGAATTTCTATCTTAACTAATGGTCAGGTCTATAAATTTTTTACAGACCTTGATGCACCTAATAAGATGGATGAGAAGCCCTTCTTGGAGCTAGACTTGCTCAATATTGATGAGCATCTCGTCCCAGAACTAGCGAAACTGACAAAGTCATCTTTCGATGTCGAGTCGATCATCAGTGCAGCTGGAGAATTGAAATATATAGGCCAACTCAAACGAGAACTTGCTACTCAACTTGCGACACCGACTGATGAGTTCCTTAGATTCTTTGTCTCTCGTGTACATGACGGTGTAATCACCGCTAGGATAAGAGAGCAGTTTGCTCCGTTACTAGACAAAGCAATCGCTCAGTTCACCTCAGATTTAGTGAACGACCGACTGAAATCTGCGATTGCAGGAGTGCCGCTACAAGCCTCACCTTCTGCTCAAATAGAAATTGTTGATGAATCTAGCGACGAACAGCTTCAGGACGATGACATTGCCCGTATTGTCACAACGGAAGAAGAGCAAGAAGGATTCTTCATTGTGAAATCCATAATTCGTCAGATTGTAGATCCTACACGGGTAGTGCACCGAGATACACAAAGCTACTTCGGAATTCTCCTTGATGACAATAATCGAAAACCAGTTTGCAGGCTGCACTTCAATCGTGCTCAGAAATATGTCGGCATTCTTGACCACGAGAAAAAGGAAACTAGGTATCCAATTTCTAAGCTCGACGATATTTATGGCTTATCTGAAACGCTGATTACAGCGACTAAGTTGGTCGTATAG
- a CDS encoding Putative HTH-type transcriptional regulator protein PtxE-like (Evidence 3 : Function proposed based on presence of conserved amino acid motif, structural feature or limited homology; Product type pr : putative regulator): MIDLEKLETFLTVAKHGGFRGAAMHRGLSQSTLTQHIKQLERSLNAVLIDRSNAVSKLTTEGQALLPYAQMLIDISKKASDLFRRSSLTIGASSNVGIYLLQPYLKEFQRRSGVKLDIVIADNTSIADKLQRLEIDVAVMEWWDSRSGFTASIWRSEELVLIVPTSHPWAGRSTIQLEELDGIELIGGEKGTGTGRIIERMLGARDLRINVAMQLGSTEAVKHAVKAGLGVSVVLAGAVTDEVLSRQFNVLRIDGDTLQKDIYVIHRNCTSADSVESKFVDFLRQ; this comes from the coding sequence GTGATCGATTTAGAAAAGCTGGAGACATTCCTGACAGTCGCGAAGCATGGCGGATTTCGCGGAGCCGCCATGCATCGTGGACTTTCACAATCGACATTAACGCAACATATCAAACAGCTGGAGCGATCTTTAAATGCCGTATTGATAGACAGAAGCAATGCCGTAAGCAAACTCACAACCGAGGGGCAAGCGTTACTGCCTTACGCGCAGATGCTGATCGATATTTCTAAAAAGGCCAGCGATCTGTTCCGCAGGTCATCGCTGACAATCGGAGCAAGCTCTAACGTCGGAATTTATTTGTTACAGCCCTATTTGAAGGAATTTCAGCGGCGTTCCGGTGTCAAGCTGGATATTGTCATTGCCGACAACACAAGTATTGCTGATAAATTGCAAAGACTGGAGATTGACGTCGCCGTCATGGAATGGTGGGACAGCCGGTCGGGATTTACTGCAAGCATTTGGCGGTCCGAAGAACTGGTGTTGATCGTTCCCACATCCCATCCGTGGGCAGGCCGATCTACTATCCAACTCGAAGAGTTGGATGGCATTGAACTGATCGGTGGAGAGAAAGGGACGGGAACCGGCCGCATCATTGAGAGAATGTTGGGTGCTAGAGATTTGCGTATTAATGTAGCGATGCAACTTGGCAGTACCGAAGCCGTAAAACATGCGGTTAAGGCAGGTCTTGGCGTCTCAGTGGTATTGGCGGGTGCAGTCACGGATGAAGTTTTGAGTCGCCAGTTTAATGTCTTGCGTATCGACGGAGACACTCTACAAAAAGATATTTACGTCATACATCGCAATTGCACTTCGGCTGATTCCGTCGAAAGCAAATTCGTAGACTTCCTGCGACAGTAG
- the insI2 gene encoding Transposase IS30 family (Evidence 2b : Function of strongly homologous gene; Product type h : extrachromosomal origin), producing the protein MVRRTRIIYTDSQKALMWDRWKKGESLQQIAQLFDRNHSSVQRILAKSGGIRPPPRIRSSTALTLAEREEISRSIVAGDSMRTIAKNLERATSTISREIKRNGGIEAYRAAEADAATWNRAHRPKPCKLLQNRQLASAVATKLRQRWSPQQVAGWLKYTHPGNEELHVSHETIYKTLFIQTRGALKKELTEHLRRTRVMRRSRHHTQKTDNHGQIIDAVSISERPATVEDRAVPGHWEGDLLFGSGNSHIATLVERHTRYVMLVKIARKDTQTVIDALIKHAGKLPQELYKSLTWDRGKELADHKRFTLATDIQVYFCDPRSPWQRGSNENTNGLLRQYFPKGMDISGYSQAQLNAVARQLNERPRKTLNYETPAQRFYQSVASTG; encoded by the coding sequence ATGGTTCGCCGAACAAGGATCATCTATACCGATAGCCAAAAGGCTTTGATGTGGGATCGCTGGAAGAAGGGAGAATCTCTCCAGCAGATTGCCCAGCTCTTCGATCGAAACCATTCCTCTGTCCAGCGCATTCTGGCCAAGAGCGGTGGGATTCGACCACCGCCACGCATTCGATCCAGTACGGCATTGACACTGGCCGAGCGTGAAGAAATCTCCCGTTCGATTGTCGCTGGTGACTCGATGCGCACCATCGCCAAGAACCTGGAACGGGCAACATCGACAATCAGTCGGGAGATCAAACGCAACGGCGGCATTGAAGCCTATCGTGCTGCAGAGGCAGATGCAGCCACCTGGAACCGCGCGCATCGGCCTAAACCCTGTAAGCTTTTACAGAACCGGCAGCTAGCCAGCGCCGTTGCGACCAAACTTCGCCAACGATGGTCACCACAACAAGTGGCCGGATGGCTCAAATACACTCATCCAGGCAATGAGGAATTGCATGTGTCTCACGAAACTATCTACAAGACCTTGTTCATCCAGACACGCGGTGCCCTGAAGAAAGAGCTGACCGAGCATCTGAGGCGCACACGTGTCATGCGTCGTTCACGTCATCACACGCAGAAGACAGACAATCACGGCCAGATCATTGATGCTGTTTCGATCAGCGAAAGACCGGCTACGGTAGAGGATCGTGCGGTCCCAGGCCATTGGGAAGGTGATTTATTATTTGGAAGTGGCAACAGCCACATCGCGACATTGGTGGAGCGCCATACGCGCTATGTGATGTTGGTAAAAATCGCTCGCAAAGATACGCAGACGGTGATTGATGCGCTGATCAAGCATGCGGGCAAGCTACCGCAGGAATTATATAAATCGCTGACATGGGATCGAGGCAAAGAACTAGCTGACCACAAGCGCTTCACACTGGCTACAGATATCCAGGTGTATTTCTGCGATCCACGCAGTCCCTGGCAGCGCGGCTCAAACGAAAATACCAATGGCCTGCTGCGTCAATACTTCCCAAAAGGAATGGATATCTCGGGTTACTCGCAGGCTCAATTGAATGCTGTTGCCAGACAACTCAATGAACGACCGAGAAAAACCTTAAACTACGAAACACCGGCTCAACGGTTTTATCAATCTGTTGCATCCACCGGTTGA
- a CDS encoding putative phosphonates transport system permease protein phnE-like (Evidence 3 : Function proposed based on presence of conserved amino acid motif, structural feature or limited homology; PubMedId : 9791102; Product type pt : putative transporter): MQAEFNVVLAQHRQGWNRSFIFVAATFAIIFFCWYYVDLFNSERLGEGIPSLISLMGEMFPPNFAQLRSWISPLADTLAMSVAGTSIAVLLSLPLGFLAAHNTTPHPLVYHFARTLLNGLRSIPELIMGIIFVAAVGFGALPGVLALALHSVGMIAKFFAEAIEHTDQAPIEAARAAGCSPLQVIFHGVLPQVLPQMADTAIYRWEYNFRASTVMGMVGAGGIGFELMGSLRIMQYQEVSAILIVILAMVTLVDGFSGFLRKHFK; this comes from the coding sequence ATGCAAGCTGAATTCAACGTTGTGCTGGCGCAGCATCGACAGGGCTGGAATCGCTCATTCATATTTGTCGCGGCTACTTTTGCAATCATCTTTTTTTGCTGGTACTACGTTGATTTATTCAACTCCGAACGTTTGGGTGAGGGCATTCCCAGCCTGATCAGTCTGATGGGAGAAATGTTTCCCCCAAACTTCGCGCAGCTGCGTAGCTGGATCAGTCCATTAGCGGATACGCTTGCCATGAGTGTCGCCGGTACGTCAATCGCAGTGCTGCTATCTCTTCCATTGGGCTTTCTTGCAGCGCACAATACTACCCCTCATCCGCTGGTGTACCACTTTGCACGGACCTTGCTGAATGGACTGCGCTCAATTCCAGAGCTGATCATGGGAATTATTTTTGTCGCGGCAGTCGGTTTTGGTGCCTTGCCTGGCGTATTGGCCTTGGCGCTGCATTCAGTTGGCATGATCGCAAAATTCTTTGCCGAGGCAATCGAACATACCGATCAGGCACCAATTGAAGCCGCTCGAGCGGCAGGCTGCAGTCCGCTTCAAGTAATCTTCCATGGCGTTCTACCGCAGGTACTCCCGCAAATGGCTGATACCGCCATCTATCGCTGGGAATATAACTTCCGCGCTTCGACGGTAATGGGGATGGTTGGAGCAGGCGGCATCGGGTTTGAACTGATGGGTTCATTGCGCATCATGCAGTATCAGGAAGTATCGGCCATTCTTATCGTCATTCTAGCCATGGTGACGCTGGTCGATGGATTCAGCGGTTTTCTTCGTAAACACTTCAAATAA
- a CDS encoding Hypothetical protein (Evidence 5 : No homology to any previously reported sequences), translating to MKKQNTSHQKTWALQILDPNDGSGDGILPLPDELLKALGWQENDSIDVSLDETGSIRLNRKS from the coding sequence ATGAAGAAGCAAAATACTTCACATCAGAAAACTTGGGCACTCCAAATCTTGGATCCAAATGATGGCAGTGGTGACGGGATACTTCCTCTTCCCGATGAATTGCTAAAAGCATTAGGCTGGCAAGAAAACGACTCGATAGATGTCTCATTAGATGAGACAGGAAGCATCCGATTGAACAGAAAATCTTAG
- a CDS encoding Hypothetical protein (Evidence 5 : No homology to any previously reported sequences): MHIPFFVSPYPDEILGSWLFRLKIHNHPSSIDYLVDQFTPRKIDTMGVRDIFMPSVEMDEILCALGTTYGNVMMELTTYPYWLRFHSERRHIISEDGTTPELPKLMQRSRRKAWRRTDFLRPALLKMCPVCLDEDFQYYGEPYLRRSHHLPFVRVCHRHGLDLATRCPKCEQLFRMSGTYMQARVICSCGYDLRSISSGKKSLNRGWGRLAVYSAEALSSRRNFEGYNDVYRFFDSRLDEMGLSNRPQLLDYLAGPYESKGAKAILTIAAQRTEGFTHALIGSTSKQEFRAPQICALLATVDKNFKETLSKLGEFMMPAETESNALSCQGEKRYRIPRSIDEARLLALQTQADVGEATTRSFIYRRYKYLFWYLTIFDSIWFESKYPHGRKGATANLPSIEMDRSSILQAILRAKDRSVRTWKNLAQQAFFRASIRDAEWLESRKEETARELKENSKQRKFYLRTIHIEDFKQAYKRAQAIKQDGNKVGIEDVAAFASLNVSQLKNLLYEVPELLEYLRN, translated from the coding sequence ATGCATATCCCCTTTTTTGTTTCTCCATATCCCGACGAAATACTGGGAAGCTGGCTTTTTCGACTAAAAATTCACAATCATCCATCATCGATTGATTATTTGGTAGATCAATTTACACCCCGTAAGATCGATACGATGGGAGTGCGAGATATTTTTATGCCGAGTGTCGAAATGGACGAAATATTGTGCGCTTTGGGTACTACATACGGCAATGTGATGATGGAGTTAACGACCTACCCTTACTGGTTGCGCTTTCATAGTGAACGAAGACATATTATTAGTGAGGATGGGACAACGCCTGAGCTTCCAAAATTAATGCAGAGGAGCAGGCGGAAAGCGTGGCGTCGTACCGATTTTCTGCGTCCCGCTCTTTTGAAAATGTGTCCAGTTTGTTTGGACGAAGATTTTCAATATTACGGTGAGCCATATTTGCGTCGTTCTCATCATCTCCCTTTTGTTCGTGTTTGTCATAGACACGGTCTCGACCTCGCGACTAGATGCCCGAAATGTGAGCAGCTATTTCGCATGTCTGGTACATACATGCAAGCACGCGTTATATGTTCTTGCGGCTACGATCTGAGATCCATTTCGTCAGGAAAGAAATCATTGAATAGAGGCTGGGGGCGGCTAGCGGTCTATAGTGCGGAAGCATTGTCGAGCAGAAGGAATTTTGAGGGATACAACGATGTATATAGGTTTTTTGATTCGCGTCTGGATGAAATGGGCTTATCAAATAGACCGCAGTTGTTGGACTACCTCGCTGGTCCATATGAATCAAAGGGGGCAAAGGCGATACTGACCATCGCTGCGCAACGAACAGAAGGATTCACTCACGCATTAATTGGGTCAACAAGTAAGCAAGAGTTTCGCGCCCCTCAAATATGTGCTTTGCTTGCTACGGTCGATAAGAATTTTAAAGAAACTCTTTCTAAACTCGGGGAGTTTATGATGCCCGCAGAAACTGAAAGTAATGCTTTGAGCTGTCAAGGCGAAAAGAGATATCGAATTCCGAGATCAATTGACGAAGCGCGGCTATTGGCATTGCAAACTCAAGCTGATGTGGGGGAAGCTACCACTCGTAGCTTTATATATCGGCGATATAAATATTTGTTTTGGTATCTCACAATTTTCGATTCGATTTGGTTTGAAAGTAAATATCCTCATGGAAGAAAAGGGGCAACCGCTAATCTACCAAGTATAGAAATGGATAGAAGTTCTATCTTGCAAGCAATTTTAAGAGCAAAGGATAGGAGTGTTCGAACATGGAAGAACCTGGCACAACAAGCTTTTTTTCGAGCCTCTATACGAGATGCGGAATGGCTGGAAAGCAGGAAAGAAGAGACAGCAAGGGAACTTAAGGAAAACTCAAAGCAAAGAAAATTCTATCTTCGTACTATTCATATAGAAGATTTTAAGCAGGCTTATAAAAGAGCCCAAGCTATTAAGCAAGATGGAAACAAAGTAGGCATCGAGGACGTTGCTGCTTTTGCTTCGCTCAATGTTTCGCAACTAAAGAACTTGCTATATGAGGTCCCGGAGTTGCTCGAATATCTGCGAAATTGA